GGCACGACGCCGTTTTCTAGCTTGTCGGCTGTCGCCTTCCGGCGCGTGACGGCGTCACAGCACCCACTGAGCAGCTGGACTGTAGGGCCCACCACTGAGCATCCTGGCCCGGTTGCAGCCAGACGCGTCCAGGCCTCCTGGGCCCCACCGACCCAAAGCTCTCGCCGATACGTTGGTAGGGCCTACCCACTACTAATCATTCACCCAGCCCTCCATGACATCGTGGGACCAGGATGCCCGGGCCCGTGGCGTGTCGTCTGGTAGGGACGCGTGTCGACGTCCCATTGGAGGGAGGCTGTCTTCTTATACCGCCCGTGGCGAGAGCTGGGAACAGAAAGCTGAAAGCGCGGAGAGGCATTCCCCCCCTCGATTCGAAAAGGGCAaaccagcagcggcggcggcgaggtaaAACTACTACACCCCCCTCAAATTCCTCCGCTGCTCCTTTAGAATTTCTCAATCGAACCCTAGATTCGGCGCACTGGTAGCGCGATCGAGCCAGATCTGGTGTGTTTTGAGCTTCCTCGAGCTTAACCGGCTGAATCTGCGCTGGTTGCTCGTCGGGGTTTGGGGGGAATCGGGGGTAGTTCTAGTCCTGATGCTGTGGAGCTCAAATCATTCCCAGTGTAGATAGATAAACTGCCCTGCTTCCCGCAGGTTCATCCGCTCCGCCTCGCAAGCAGCGGCTGATCCACGAGCAAGGGGTCTAAGCTCCCTCGATTCTCCAGCCATGAAGTGCCGCTCGGATTCGTCGGGCGGGGGCGAAGACCACGAggcaccggccgccgctgccacggGGGGTGGCGGCTCTGGCGAGCCGAGTAAGAAGCAGCGGACGGAGGAGCCgtcctccagctccagcggGGCGGGGGAGTGCTCGCCCTCGTCCGCGTCGGCGGAGGCTCCACCGCAGCGGGAGCAGTCGGCGCCGGATGCAAGAGAGGGCGCGCAGCTGCCGCCGGGCGCTGATGCAGGAGAAGGGAGCGAGGAGGCGAGGGTGCCGGATCTCGGGGAAGACCTGGTGTTCGAGGTGCTGATGCGAGCGGGGGCGCGGACGCTGGCGACCGCGGGATGCGTGAGCCGGGGCTGGCGGCAGCTCGCGCGGGACGAGCGACTGTGGGAGGCGGCGTGCGTGCGGGAGTGGCCAAACCTTGGGTTATCCGAGCAGATACTTCGCATGGTCGTGCTCTCGTTCGGCGGCTTTCGCCGCTTGTACGAGCTCTACATCCTTCCGGTCCAGCGCCGTGCTGCAGGTGTGCCACCTAGGCAACGGAGGGGGCAGGTACCGGTGAGACTGGGCCGCGATCAGGTCCAAGTCTCACTGTCCCTGCTCTCGACCTCGTACTTTCTGAAGATGCCTAATGGTCCTCCTCCTAAGAAGGACAAGGATAACGATAAAGATAGGAATGGAGGTGGTCAGTGTGGGTGATGAAGTTCGTGAAAAATAATGAGCCTACTTCCGAAGCAGCATCACCACAAGCTGTTTATGCAATATCAGTTGGCCAGATCATGGTTCTTTACTACATTTGTGGCAGTTAGATTGTGATGGTATCCCTTGATTGGTGGATGAAAAAGACTAAGATAGGTGTGTATGCACTGATGTGGAGGCAGATAAACTGCATGAGATGGGATTGAAGGGGGTTGCAGTAGTTCCTTTGATAGCTACCTAGTCTATGTGATATGTACCTGCTAAATTACACAAGATCAGATAACGTGTAAAGTTTCCTTGAAATATATATGCCACGAGAGCAGCAGACGTCTTTGTGCTGTCGTGCCTTGTACTTTCTAAATCCCCATGAGTCAGAGGGCATGCTTTGGTAGAGAGGGTATGTTTAAGCATAATAACTTTATAATTTGGGAAATAGCTGATGTGTTGTTTTCTGCTACTAAAAGTTCAGTTtggttctgtttttttttcatcctACTGTTAGGTTTATTAAGCCAACATGATGCTTTACAGTTGTGTGGGATCATGTAGTTCATTTCAGATGGATCAATCTGTTTCTTAAGTTGATTTATTTTTTCTCTCAATTTGCGTCTTCAGAATTTTGATCTTCATTCCTGATATTTTATCCTTTTTAGGTAAAATTGTGATTTTTTTGTAAGATGTAAAGTTTACAAATTGCTTCACTGTTGTTTCTTTTTGGTGTGGTAATTAGCGTTCAACTCACCAAAGTTTTTTTTCTCCCCTTCAATCCTCCAGTTTGACCTTTGGTGAACTGTTAGAAACCATAAACAGTGAAGATGTCGCTGCCTGCTGAGCTTTCCCGTGAGGAAAACGTTTACATGGCCAAGCTTGCAGAGCAGGCTGAGAGGTATGAAGAGATGGTTGAGTTCATGGAGAAGGTGGCTAAGGCAGTTGATTCTGAGGAGCTTACTGTGGAGGAGCGCAACCTTCTGTCAGTTGCTTACAAAAATGTCATTGGAGCCCGACGTGCCTCATGGCGCATCATATCCTCCATTGAGCAGAAGGAAGAGGGACGTGGCAATGAGGACCGTGTCACTCTTATCAAGGACTACCGTAGCAAGATAGAAGTTGAACTCACCAAGATATGTGATGGAATTCTCAAGCTCCTTGATTCCCACCTTGTCCCCTCATCCACGGCTCCAGAGTCCAAGGTCTTCTACCTCAAGATGAAGGGTGACTACTACAGGTATTACAATAGTGCTATTGGCATTTCAAATTTCCGTAAATCCTATGTTGCTGGATTGTTGTATCATTTTGGTTGAATTTGTGTAACAGGTACCTTGCGGAGTTTAAAACTGGATCTGAGAGGAAGGATGCAGCTGAGAACACCATGGTGGCATACAAAGCAGCTCAGGTTATTTTCTTCTCCTGCATTGCAGTCCTAATATTAAATTTTGTTGGCTGGGGCATAGTGTTTTTCATATATCCAATTTATCATTCAGTGTATTGTGTTGCTAATTCCTTTTCTGCTAAATCTTTCAGGATATTGCCCTGGCAGAGTTGGCCCCCACTCATCCTATTAGGCTCGGGCTGGCGCTCAACTTCTCAGTATTTTATTATGAGATCCTCAACTCTCCTGATCGTGCTTGCAGTCTTGCTAAGCAGGTTTGATTTCTGGATACACTACATAACTGTGTACTGCTTCTCCTACCAATCTTTATGAAAGTATGGACTGAATGTTAGCTATGTGGAGTAATGAGCCTGATGATACTTTCCTAAGGATTGCAATCCTTATGAAAGTATGGACTGATGCATTGCACTAGTTTTGATTAAAGCTTGTAAAATATTGTTTATATGTGAGCACTGAGCAACGAATGATTTGTGGATCTGAACTAGCAATGAAGATATGTGATAGGGCATCATGATAAACTAAATAACATTTGTAACCaccattttttttataaaattctgCAATCATAAGATTAGTTACCATGCGTTCTTATGTTGAGTGAATTTTCTTGATCCAGTTAAGATTTGGCATTGAGCCATTGAGTATGCCCTCCTTTTCCCCCTTAATCTTTTTGAAAACTCAGCAGCTGTCCTTTTCCAATGTAATTGAGCTTTATACCAGTCCTAAACATTCTGCTTTAATTGTGCCAGGCTTTTGATGAGGCCATCTCGGAGCTGGATACCCTGAGCGAGGAATCCTACAAGGACAGCACTCTGATCATGCAGCTTCTGCGTGATAACTTGACCCTGTGGACTTCAGACATCTCGGTATCTCCTTCGTCCTAGCATATTTCCCACTCACATCCTATTTTTTTTCCCCTTGGGGTCAATCTATATATTCAAATTCCATTGCTTGGCTCTAGGAGGATGCCGCCGAAGAAATCAAGGAGGCTCCCAAGGGCGAGTCTGGAGATGGGCAGTAAAGATGATCCATGTCCCCAAAAACTACATTTCAGTGTTCGGTCTCCTAGCGAATCTGTCATGTGCTCTGGGTTCTGATTTCGTCCATATAGGTTGTATTGCTGCTTGTGATAGCTGGAAATTGGTGACTCCCTTCTGTGCTGTGGTAGAAAGGCTTGCAAGTACCATGCTGCTTGGCAGGTGTCGTCAAGCTACACTTGGTTGAGGGAGCCTTTATTTGTTCGAATCATTGGCGTTACTTTGTATTTGTAGGTTGGTCTACCTGTTTCTTTTGTCTCCATGTTCGTGTCTTTTCTATTGTTGATTGATTTTGATGTGTTTCCGTCAATGTGCATGCATGATGCCCTTGAACTGAAATAGTTTTTGCCATCTAGTTGTG
This window of the Panicum virgatum strain AP13 chromosome 1K, P.virgatum_v5, whole genome shotgun sequence genome carries:
- the LOC120706436 gene encoding F-box protein GID2-like, with product MKCRSDSSGGGEDHEAPAAAATGGGGSGEPSKKQRTEEPSSSSSGAGECSPSSASAEAPPQREQSAPDAREGAQLPPGADAGEGSEEARVPDLGEDLVFEVLMRAGARTLATAGCVSRGWRQLARDERLWEAACVREWPNLGLSEQILRMVVLSFGGFRRLYELYILPVQRRAAGVPPRQRRGQVPVRLGRDQVQVSLSLLSTSYFLKMPNGPPPKKDKDNDKDRNGGGQCG
- the LOC120706425 gene encoding 14-3-3-like protein GF14-E, with the translated sequence MSLPAELSREENVYMAKLAEQAERYEEMVEFMEKVAKAVDSEELTVEERNLLSVAYKNVIGARRASWRIISSIEQKEEGRGNEDRVTLIKDYRSKIEVELTKICDGILKLLDSHLVPSSTAPESKVFYLKMKGDYYRYLAEFKTGSERKDAAENTMVAYKAAQDIALAELAPTHPIRLGLALNFSVFYYEILNSPDRACSLAKQAFDEAISELDTLSEESYKDSTLIMQLLRDNLTLWTSDISEDAAEEIKEAPKGESGDGQ